A single Ziziphus jujuba cultivar Dongzao chromosome 11, ASM3175591v1 DNA region contains:
- the LOC107432322 gene encoding uncharacterized protein LOC107432322, producing MAMPQMLSAFKYSDSLRVVGISICTAIVCEAISWLLIYRTNSYKSLRSSIDKAAKKLETMKTDTAKITKKSKTKKIDRVETSLKESSRDLSLFKFKSGAVVALVLFVVFGLLNSLFEGKVVAKLPFKPFGLLMKMSHRGLQGDDSTDCSMAFLYFLCSISIRTNLQKFLGFSPPRGASAGLFPMPDPKTN from the coding sequence ATGGCGATGCCCCAAATGTTGTCAGCGTTCAAGTACTCAGATAGTCTGAGAGTGGTGGGCATCTCAATATGCACGGCGATAGTTTGCGAGGCGATCTCATGGCTTCTAATCTACCGCACAAACTCATACAAGTCCCTCCGATCGTCCATCGACAAGGCAGCCAAGAAGCTCGAGACCATGAAGACCGACACCGCCAAGATCACCAAGAAATCCAAAACCAAGAAGATCGACCGCGTCGAGACCAGCCTCAAGGAATCCAGCCGCGACCTATCGCTCTTCAAGTTCAAGTCGGGCGCTGTGGTGGCTCTTGTGCTTTTCGTCGTCTTCGGTTTGCTTAACTCTCTCTTTGAAGGCAAGGTGGTTGCGAAATTGCCCTTTAAACCCTTTGGGTTGTTGATGAAGATGAGCCACAGAGGGTTGCAAGGGGACGATTCGACTGATTGTTCCATGGCGTTTTTGTACTTCCTCTGCTCCATTAGTATTCGGACCAATTTGCAGAAGTTTTTGGGATTCTCGCCGCCCAGAGGTGCTAGTGCAGGGTTGTTCCCTATGCCTGATCCCAAGACGAATTGA
- the LOC107432323 gene encoding metal tolerance protein 4 isoform X2, with the protein MVSDSLSSISGWGYFALKWEKEYYEKQFATLRSFEEVDALQSPIDINEEQEHQEQAQHERAMNISNWANVFLLVFKIYATVQSGSIAIAASTLDSLLDLMAGGILWCTHLSMKSINIYKYPIGKLRVQPVGIVIFAAVMATLGFQVLIQAIEQLIKNKPSEKLTSEQLVWLYAIMLTATGVKLVLWFYCKSSGNKIVRAYAKDHYFDVVTNVIGLVAAILGDQFYWWIDPVGAIILAFYTISNWSGTVLENAVSLIGQSAPPEVLQKLTYLVLRHDPAIRRVDTVRAYTFGVLYFVEVDIELPEDLPLKEAHAVGESLQIKIEELPEVERAFVHLDYECDHKPEHSVLIRLPNDQP; encoded by the exons ATGGTATCAGATTCATTGTCTTCCATTTCCGGTTGGGGATACTTTGCTTTAAAAT GGGAGAAAGAATACTACGAAAAACAATTTGCCACCCTAAGATCCTTTGAGGAAGTCGATGCTCTACAATCGCCTATTGACATTAATGAAGAGCAAGAACATCAAGAACAAGCACAACATGAGAGAGCAATGAACATCTCTAACTGGGCAAACGTTTTTCTGCTTGTTTTCAAG ATATATGCTACGGTACAGAGTGGATCTATAGCCATTGCTGCCTCAACACTGGATTCTTTGCTTGATCTTATGGCTGGCGGTATACTTTGGTGCACGCACTTGTCCATGAAGAGCATAAACATCTACAAGTATCCCATTGGAAAATTAAGGGTGCAACCAGTTGGCATTGTAATATTTGCAGCCGTCATGGCTACACTAG GCTTCCAAGTGCTAATCCAGGCCATAGAACAACTGATCAAAAACAAACCTTCAGAGAAGCTGACTTCAGAACAATTAGTCTGGCTTTATGCAATCATGCTCACAGCTACTGGAGTTAAACTAGTACTTTGGTTTTACTGCAAAAGCTCAGGCAACAAGATCGTTCGTGCTTATGCAAAG GATCATTATTTTGATGTGGTAACTAACGTAATTGGCTTGGTTGCTGCCATTCTTGGTGATCAATTTTATTGGTGGATTGACCCGGTTGGTGCCATCATCCTTGCATTCTATACGATTTCGAATTGGTCTGGAACTGTGCTGGAAAATGCAG TGTCCTTGATTGGTCAATCAGCTCCTCCTGAAGTCTTGCAAAAACTTACATACCTCGTACTAAGGCATGATCCTGCAATCAGACGTGTTGACACAGTCCGTGCCTACACATTTGGGGTTCTCTATTTCGTCGAG GTTGACATCGAACTCCCAGAAGATTTGCCATTGAAAGAAGCACATGCAGTTGGAGAATCACTGCAAATAAAGATTGAAGAACTCCCTGAAGTAGAGCGGGCCTTTGTTCATCTTGACTATGAATGTGACCACAAACCAGAGCACTCTGTTCTCATAAGACTCCCAAACGATCAGCCTTGA
- the LOC107432323 gene encoding metal tolerance protein 4 isoform X1, with protein sequence MEGGLETPLLSGVGDRPIIQNGQVRKINSVASLKCDFFSKLPAKVLSGLDSEAPFNLDLSKTTGLIEGEKEYYEKQFATLRSFEEVDALQSPIDINEEQEHQEQAQHERAMNISNWANVFLLVFKIYATVQSGSIAIAASTLDSLLDLMAGGILWCTHLSMKSINIYKYPIGKLRVQPVGIVIFAAVMATLGFQVLIQAIEQLIKNKPSEKLTSEQLVWLYAIMLTATGVKLVLWFYCKSSGNKIVRAYAKDHYFDVVTNVIGLVAAILGDQFYWWIDPVGAIILAFYTISNWSGTVLENAVSLIGQSAPPEVLQKLTYLVLRHDPAIRRVDTVRAYTFGVLYFVEVDIELPEDLPLKEAHAVGESLQIKIEELPEVERAFVHLDYECDHKPEHSVLIRLPNDQP encoded by the exons ATGGAAGGCGGTTTGGAAACGCCATTGTTATCAGGTGTAGGTGATAGGCCCATCATCCAGAATGGGCAAGTTCGAAAGATTAACTCAGTTGCTTCTCTTAAATGTGATTTCTTCTCAAAATTGCCTGCAAAGGTTCTATCTGGGCTTGATTCTGAAGCCCCTTTTAATCTTGACCTATCTAAAACAACCGGCTTGATAGAAG GGGAGAAAGAATACTACGAAAAACAATTTGCCACCCTAAGATCCTTTGAGGAAGTCGATGCTCTACAATCGCCTATTGACATTAATGAAGAGCAAGAACATCAAGAACAAGCACAACATGAGAGAGCAATGAACATCTCTAACTGGGCAAACGTTTTTCTGCTTGTTTTCAAG ATATATGCTACGGTACAGAGTGGATCTATAGCCATTGCTGCCTCAACACTGGATTCTTTGCTTGATCTTATGGCTGGCGGTATACTTTGGTGCACGCACTTGTCCATGAAGAGCATAAACATCTACAAGTATCCCATTGGAAAATTAAGGGTGCAACCAGTTGGCATTGTAATATTTGCAGCCGTCATGGCTACACTAG GCTTCCAAGTGCTAATCCAGGCCATAGAACAACTGATCAAAAACAAACCTTCAGAGAAGCTGACTTCAGAACAATTAGTCTGGCTTTATGCAATCATGCTCACAGCTACTGGAGTTAAACTAGTACTTTGGTTTTACTGCAAAAGCTCAGGCAACAAGATCGTTCGTGCTTATGCAAAG GATCATTATTTTGATGTGGTAACTAACGTAATTGGCTTGGTTGCTGCCATTCTTGGTGATCAATTTTATTGGTGGATTGACCCGGTTGGTGCCATCATCCTTGCATTCTATACGATTTCGAATTGGTCTGGAACTGTGCTGGAAAATGCAG TGTCCTTGATTGGTCAATCAGCTCCTCCTGAAGTCTTGCAAAAACTTACATACCTCGTACTAAGGCATGATCCTGCAATCAGACGTGTTGACACAGTCCGTGCCTACACATTTGGGGTTCTCTATTTCGTCGAG GTTGACATCGAACTCCCAGAAGATTTGCCATTGAAAGAAGCACATGCAGTTGGAGAATCACTGCAAATAAAGATTGAAGAACTCCCTGAAGTAGAGCGGGCCTTTGTTCATCTTGACTATGAATGTGACCACAAACCAGAGCACTCTGTTCTCATAAGACTCCCAAACGATCAGCCTTGA
- the LOC107432325 gene encoding uncharacterized protein LOC107432325, with protein sequence MKSLFLPSSFLLSLSTIRQFPPYLPIQSQHICSDRHHKHHQLHSPFSLTFPLNSLHAQKSSISATIPSKEGAVSVINFEDVVEKDWSFLDSDDFTSNQDYNQKLDRIIASGGIQESSRVMVSLGSEVFVDKVVESSPCNLLLVVHDSLLVLACIKEKYDKVKCWQGELIYVPEKWAPLDVVFLYFLPALPFELNQVFEALAKLCSPGARLVISHPQGREVLEKQQQQYQDVVVSELPEKLTLEKVAAQHYFELVEFVDDPGFYLAVLKMCKPTD encoded by the exons ATGAAATCTCTATTTTTGCCTTCCTCTTTCCTCCTAAGTCTATCAACCATCCGCCAGTTTCCGCCTTATCTCCCAATACAATCACAACATATATGTAGTGACCGCCATCATAAACATCATCAGCTCCATTCCCCATTTTCTTTGACTTTCCCACTTAATTCATTACATGCTCAGAAATCGTCTATCAGTGCtacaattccttcaaaagaaggAGCAGTGTCAGTAATCAACTTTGAAGATGTTGTTGAAAAAGATTGGTCTTTCCTTGATTCAGATGATTTCACTTCCAATCAAGATTATAACCAAAAGCTCGACCGAATTATAGCCTCCGGAGGGATTCAAGAAAGTTCAAGGGTTATGGTTTCGCTTGGTTCCGAAGTGTTTGTTGATAAGGTAGTTGAATCCTCACCCTGCAATCTTCTGCTTGTTGTCCATGATTCACTTCTGGTCTTAGCTTgcatcaaagaaaaatatgacAAGGTTAAATGTTGGCAAGGAGAACTTATATATGTGCCTGAAAAATGGGCACCTCTAGATGTTGTGTTTCTCTACTTCCTTCCCGCTTTGCCGTTTGAACTTAATCAGGTGTTTGAAGCACTTGCGAAACTTTGTTCACCAG GTGCTAGACTGGTTATTAGCCATCCCCAAGGAAGAGAAGTGCTAGAGAAACAGCAACAACAATACCAAGATGTTGTAGTTTCTGAATTGCCTGAGAAGTTGACTTTAGAGAAAGTTGCAGCCCAACATTACTTTGAGCTTGTTGAATTTGTGGATGATCCTGGATTTTATCTTGCTGTTTTGAAAATGTGCAAGCCAACAGATTGA
- the LOC107432317 gene encoding uncharacterized protein LOC107432317, which translates to MPGLAQRNDQFSNGSSPMYSLSSANGFWSKHRDDVSYNQLQKFWGELSPHARQELLRIDKQTLFEQARKNMYCSRCNGLLLEGFLQIVMYGKSLQQEGAAGNLSCNRPGAARNQNDGELGSTNGCQDEIQDPSVHPWGGLTTTRDGSLTLMDCYLYSKSLKGLQNVFDSARARERERELLYPDACGGGGRGWISQGMASYGRGHGTRETCALHTARLSCDTLVDFWSALGEETRQSLLRMKEEDFIERLMYRFDSKRFCRDCRRNVIREFKELKELKRMRKEPRCTSWFCVADTAFQYEVSDDTVQADWRQTFADTVGTYHHFEWAVGTGEGKCDILEFENVGMNGSVKVNGLDLGGISACFITLRAWKLDGRCTELSVKAHALKGGQCVHCRLVVGDGFVTITRGESIRRFFEHAEEAEEEEDDDSMDKDGNELDGECSRPQKHAKSPELAREFLLDAATVIFKEQVEKAFREGTARQNAHSIFVCLALKLLEERVHVACKEIITLEKQMKLLEEEEKEKREEEERKERKRMKEREKKLRRKERLKGKEKDRDRSSSEANETPDLPDTSKEELSLMVDEEPNNSVSCQDSISEAGDNVLSRPGSPDVQDEQFSNGYIISRVQNPSYDCYDGEITNVKDGIGSFTVEQSKYSRRRSKFRKEMLTDLSLKWSDRRRFTVGPESGAVLNRPEPRCYGDSFETPRTISLTNRQLRINATKSINRHGGPKFNEKFHCTSNRMSDRYDFHSCSCNQNIEYRAKVEPHISTIRVGREKCVSKSDSALDMSKQFYRGNKYNQIDHMRDSCGRSKSKVVSANNPSGNQPKKVWEPMESHKKYPRSNSDSNVTLKSSAFKVEGTEQSNNLIKSSADICSGESRVISGEMDEDNTLKESRSSITESDISCQNGLHMDEQDSFSSKEAAFEEIGLHPDCTAMNSINSEIKGTSDPIAGCTSSSDNCSSCLSEGDSITASSNHGNQESSSTSDSEYSSLQSEGKDNSVRIQNGFSECHEVRMEKNQNANVGEPGRSRTSVGLSQNAAGSNILGNPPTKGSHGFDNGVSSVSSGSQQQSVLSPMHNQNIHFPVFQAHSTLGYYHQNPVSWPAAPTNGLMPFPHPNHYLYAGPFGYGVNGNSRLCMQYSPVQHLATPLFAPGPVPIYQPIAKANGINLDDRTQTSKPGTVQEPAIAANSDCMDPIRPHSTVAQSGEAVQNDDFVKLNGNSSFSLFHSGGPVALSSGCESIPVPSKEEIVGDFSFSCPTDHIENDQSSCNKKETTVEEYNLFAASNGIKFSLFEYNSEKV; encoded by the exons ATGCCCGGTTTAGCGCAGAGAAATGACCAATTCAGTAATGGGTCATCGCCGATGTACTCGCTGTCTTCGGCTAATGGGTTTTGGTCAAAGCACCGTGATGATGTTAGCTACAATCAGCTCCAGAAG TTCTGGGGTGAGCTGTCACCACATGCTCGACAGGAGCTTCTGAGGATTGACAAACAAACCCTCTTTGAACAAGCTCGTAAGAACATGTACTGCTCAAGATGCAATGGATTACTGCTTGAGGGTTTCTTGCAGATTGTCATGTATGGGAAGTCTTTACAACAAGAGGGAGCAGCTGGGAACCTATCCTGTAACAGACCAGGGGCTGCAAGGAACCAAAATGATGGTGAATTGGGTAGCACTAATGGGTGTCAAGATGAAATTCAAGATCCATCTGTCCATCCTTGGGGTGGTCTGACCACAACACGTGATGGGTCACTGACACTAATGGATTGCTATTTGTACTCAAAGTCTCTTAAAGGACTCCAAAAT GTATTTGATAGTGCACGTGCAAGAGAACGGGAACGTGAATTGCTCTATCCTGATGCTTGTGGTGGGGGAGGTCGGGGCTGGATAAGCCAAGGAATGGCAAGTTATGGCAGAGGTCATGGAACAAGGGAAACATGTGCACTGCACACTGCCAGACTTTCATGTGACACTTTGGTTGATTTCTGGTCTGCACTTGGAGAAGAAACCCGACAGTCTCTCTTGAGGATGAAGGAAGAAGATTTTATTGAGAGGCTCATGTACAG GTTTGACAGCAAGAGGTTTTGCAGAGACTGCAGAAGAAATGTTATTCGCGAGTTCAAGGAGCTGAAGGAACTGAAGCGGATGAGGAAGGAACCTCGTTGCACTAGTTGGTTTTGTGTCGCAGATACAGCCTTTCAGTATGAG GTATCTGATGACACAGTCCAAGCTGATTGGCGCCAAACTTTTGCTGATACTGTTGGGACATACCATCATTTTGAGTGGGCAGTTGGAACAGGCGAGGGAAAGTGTGATATTCTTGAATTTGAGAACGTCGGCATGAATGGAAGTGTCAAGGTCAATGGCCTAGATCTTGGTGGTATAAGTGCGTGCTTTATCACGTTGAGGGCTTGGAAACTAGATGGTCGTTGCACTGAGCTTTCAGTAAAAGCTCATGCATTAAAGGGTGGTCAATGTGTGCATTGCAGGCTTGTAGTAGGAGATGGATTTGTAACAATCACAAGAGGAGAAAGTATTAGAAGGTTTTTTGAGCATGCtgaagaagcagaggaagaagaG GATGATGATTCCATGGACAAGGATGGAAATGAGCTTGATGGAGAATGCTCCCGTCCGCAAAAACATGCGAAGAGTCCTGAACTTGCTCGAGAATTTCTTCTAGATGCTGCTACTGTTATTTTCAAGGAACAG GTTGAGAAAGCATTTAGAGAAGGAACAGCACGCCAAAATGCACATAGCATCTTTGTTTGTCTTGCACTAAAGCTGTTGGAAGAACGAGTTCATGTTGCATGCAAAGAAATTATTACGTTAGAAAAGCAG ATGAAACTtcttgaagaggaagaaaaggaaaagcgtgaagaagaagaacgcaAGGAGAggaaaagaatgaaagaaagagagaaaaaactccgaagaaaggaaaggttaaaagggaaagaaaaggatagaGATAGAAGCTCTTCTGAAGCTAATGAAACTCCTGATCTTCCTGATACCTCAAAAGAAGAATTATCACTAATGGTTGATGAGGAACCAAATAATTCCGTTAGCTGTCAGGATTCAATTAGTGAAGCTGGTGATAATGTTCTATCAAGGCCTGGATCTCCTGATGTACAAGATGAACAATTTTcaaatggttatattatttcaAGAGTACAAAACCCTTCCTATGATTGTTATGATGGGGAAATTACTAATGTGAAAGATGGGATTGGTTCTTTTACAGTTGAACAATCAAAATATTCCCGCCGGAGATCTAAATTTCGGAAGGAAATGCTAACAGATCTGTCGTTAAAGTGGTCTGATAGACGTCGTTTTACAGTTGGTCCAGAGAGTGGTGCTGTGCTTAACAGACCTGAGCCAAGATGCTATGGAGATAGTTTTGAAACTCCTAGGACCATCAGTTTAACAAACAGGCAATTAAGAATAAATGCCACAAAGTCTATCAATCGACATGGTGGTCCCAAGTTTAATGAGAAGTTTCACTGTACCAGCAACAGGATGAGTGATAGGTATGACTTCCATTCTTGCAGCTGTAACCAAAACATTGAGTATAGAGCCAAGGTTGAGCCACACATTTCTACAATCAGAGTAGGTCGAGAGAAATGTGTTAGCAAGTCAGATTCTGCATTGGATATGTCCAAGCAATTCTATCGTGGAAACAAATACAATCAAATTGATCACATGCGTGATAGTTGTGGAAGATCCAAAAGCAAGGTTGTCTCTGCAAACAATCCTTCTGGTAATCAACCCAAGAAAGTTTGGGAGCCAATGGAGTCACATAAGAAGTATCCTCGAAGTAATTCTGACTCCAATGTTACGTTAAAATCATCTGCTTTTAAGGTTGAAGGAACAGAACAAAGTAATAACCTTATCAAGTCATCTGCTGATATATGTTCAGGCGAAAGTAGAGTAATCTCAGGAGAAATGGATGAGGATAATACTTTGAAGGAATCAAGAAGCTCCATCACAGAGAGTGATATAAGTTGTCAAAATGGACTTCATATGGACGAACAAGACTCTTTCAGCTCAAAGGAAGCTGCTTTTGAGGAAATTGGGCTACATCCTGACTGTACTGCAATGAATTCTATTAACTCTGAAATAAAGGGGACTTCTGATCCTATTGCGGGTTGCACTTCTAGTTCTGATAACTGCTCATCATGCTTAAGTGAGGGGGACAGCATTACAGCCTCTTCTAATCATGGGAACCAAGAATCCTCATCCACTTCAGATTCAGAATATTCTAGCCTGCAGTCTGAAGGAAAAGATAATTCAGTACGCATTCAAAATGGTTTCTCGGAGTGCCATGAAGTCAGGATggagaaaaatcaaaatgctAATGTTGGAGAGCCAGGGAGAAGCAGGACATCTGTTGGTCTTTCACAGAATGCAGCAGGAAGTAACATTCTTGGGAATCCACCCACAAAAGGTTCTCATGGTTTTGACAATGGAGTTTCTTCTGTTAGTAGTGGTTCTCAACAACAGAGCGTACTTTCTCCAATGCATAACCAAAACATACACTTCCCTGTATTTCAAGCTCATTCAACATTGGGTTACTATCATCAAAATCCAGTTTCATGGCCAGCGGCTCCAACCAACGGATTGATGCCCTTCCCCCATCCCAACCACTATTTGTATGCTGGCCCTTTTGGGTATGGTGTAAATGGAAACTCACGCCTTTGCATGCAGTACAGTCCTGTGCAGCATTTAGCGACCCCTTTGTTTGCACCTGGCCCAGTTCCAATTTATCAGCCAATTGCTAAAGCCAATGGCATAAATTTGGATGACAGAACTCAGACTTCTAAGCCAGGTACAGTGCAAGAACCCGCTATTGCTGCTAATTCGGATTGCATGGATCCAATTAGACCGCATTCAACAGTAGCACAGAGCGGGGAAGCTGTGCAAAATgatgattttgtaaaattgaatggaaatagTAGCTTTTCCTTGTTCCATTCTGGTGGGCCTGTTGCTCTTTCATCAGGGTGTGAATCAATCCCTGTGCCTTCAAAAGAAGAGATTGTTGGAGATTTTTCTTTTAGCTGTCCAACAGATCATATTGAGAATGATCAATCTTCTTGCAATAAGAAAGAGACGACTGTTGAAGAATACAACTTATTTGCAGCAAGCAACGGTATAAAGTTTTCACTCTTCGAATACAATAGTGAGAAGGTGTGA
- the LOC107432324 gene encoding probable protein kinase At2g41970, whose product MFCCGGAEEEINGPPANQCPPPRGNPYGGGSQRGETRSSNVVKTGTPQKVLPIETPAISLEELNRLTGNFGSKALIGEGSYGRVFYAKLSNGEAAAIKKLDAPSQEQDNDFAAQLSTVSRLKHENFVELIGYCLESNNRILVYQYASLGSLHDILHGRKGVQGAEPGPALNWNQRVKIAFGAAKGLEFLHEKVQPPIVHRDVRSSNVLLFDDYNAKIADFNLTNQSSDTAARLHSTRVLGTFGYHAPEYAMTGQITQKSDVYSFGVVLLELLTGRKPVDHTMPKGQQSLVTWATPRLSEDKVKQCVDPKLNNEYPPKAIAKLAAVAALCVQYEADFRPNMTIVVKALQPLLNSKPAGAESNV is encoded by the exons ATGTTCTGCTGCGGAGGTGCAGAAGAGGAAATTAATGGACCCCCTGCAAATCAATGCCCTCCTCCTAGAGGGAATCCATATGGAGgcg GCAGCCAGAGAGGAGAGACCAGGAGTTCCAATGTGGTAAAAACCGGAACTCCACAGAAAGTTTTACCCATTGAAACCCCAGCAATTTCATTGGAAGAGTTAAATAGATTGACGGGTAACTTTGGTTCCAAGGCTTTGATTGGTGAAGGTTCTTATGGCCGGGTTTTTTATGCCAAGTTGAGTAATGGTGAAGCCGCTGCGATTAAGAAGTTGGATGCGCCTTCTCAAGAGCAAGACAACGATTTTGCAGCACAG TTATCAACAGTTTCAAGACTTAAGCATGAAAATTTTGTGGAGTTGATTGGGTATTGCTTGGAGTCAAATAACCGGATTTTGGTATATCAGTATGCTTCATTGGGTTCTTTACATGACATATTACATG GGAGGAAAGGGGTACAAGGGGCTGAACCTGGTCCAGCTCTAAATTGGAACCAGAGAGTTAAAATTGCATTTGGTGCAGCTAAGGGGCTTGAATTTCTGCATGAAAAGGTTCAGCCTCCGATTGTTCATCGCGATGTCAGGTCCAGCAATGTGCTGCTTTTTGACGACTATAATGCCAAGATTGCCGATTTCAATTTAACTAATCAGTCCTCCGACACCGCAGCACGGTTGCATTCCACAAGAGTCTTGGGAACATTTGGATACCACGCTCCAGA GTATGCCATGACAGGGCAGATAACTCAGAAGAGCGATGTTTACAGCTTTGGAGTTGTTCTACTGGAGCTATTAACAGGAAGAAAGCCAGTAGACCACACAATGCCCAAGGGCCAGCAGAGTCTTGTTACTTGG GCAACTCCAAGATTGAGCGAAGATAAAGTGAAACAATGTGTGGATCCCAAGCTAAATAACGAATACCCACCAAAAGCTATTGCTAAG TTGGCGGCAGTTGCAGCACTTTGTGTTCAATATGAAGCAGACTTTCGGCCAAATATGACAATCGTTGTCAAGGCTCTACAGCCGCTTCTTAACTCAAAACCTGCAGGCGCAGAATCAAacgtctaa
- the LOC107432321 gene encoding E3 ubiquitin-protein ligase SINAT2, with product MAPGAGTCKEVLESHHSISDYDITMSKSESTSTVTKPSPILGGKHGLYSTNGMHYSTNGVHELLECPVCTSLMYPPIHQCPNGHTLCSNCKIRVHNCCPTCRYDLGNIRCLALEKVAESLELPCRYQSLGCHDIFPYYGKLKHEQHCRFRPYNCPYAGSECSVTGDIPTLVAHLKDDHKVDMHDGCTFNHRYVKSNPHEVENATWMLTVFNCFGRQFCLHFEAFQLGMAPVYMAFLRFMGDDNDAKKFSYSLEVGANGRKLMWQGIPRSIRDSHRKVRDSQDGLIIQRNLALYFSGGDRQELKLRVTGRIWKEE from the exons ATGGCTCCTGGAGCCGGTACTTGCAAGGAAGTTCTTGAGTCCCACCATTCAATTTCAGATTATGACATCACAATGTCAAAATCAGAGTCTACTAGTACGGTTACTAAGCCAAGCCCTATTTTGGGAGGAAAACATGGACTTTATTCAACCAATGGCATGCATTATTCAACCAACGGTGTGCATGAGCTACTTGAGTGCCCAGTCTGTACTAGTTTGATGTACCCCCCAATTCATCAG TGTCCAAATGGCCACACTTTATGCTCAAACTGCAAGATTAGGGTGCACAACTGTTGCCCAACTTGCCGctatgatcttggaaatataaGATGTTTGGCTTTGGAGAAAGTTGCTGAATCATTGGAACTCCCCTGCAGATACCAGAGTTTAGGTTGTCATGATATCTTTCCGTACTACGGCAAACTTAAGCATGAGCAACACTGTCGGTTTCGTCCATATAACTGCCCATATGCCGGATCTGAGTGCTCTGTTACAGGTGACATCCCAACCCTTGTTGCACACCTGAAGGATGATCACAAGGTTGACATGCATGATGGATGCACCTTCAACCATCGATACGTCAAATCAAATCCACATGAGGTTGAAAATGCAACTTGGATGCTAACG GTCTTCAACTGTTTTGGAAGACAGTTTTGTTTGCATTTTGAGGCTTTTCAGCTTGGTATGGCTCCGGTCTACATGGCCTTTTTACGATTCATGGGAGATGATAATGATGCGAAGAAATTCAGCTATAGTTTGGAAGTAGGTGCTAATGGTCGGAAGTTAATGTGGCAAGGAATTCCAAGGAGCATCCGCGATAGTCATAGGAAAGTCCGTGACAGCCAGGATGGACTCATTATTCAGAGGAATCTGGCTCTGTATTTTTCTGGTGGTGATAGGCAAGAACTTAAGTTAAGGGTTACAGGCCGGATATGGAAAGaagagtga